The proteins below are encoded in one region of Nitrospiria bacterium:
- the purU gene encoding formyltetrahydrofolate deformylase yields MANAIILISCPDQRGITATVTDFIFKHHGNILHADQHIDDQTGTFFMRIEWDLEGFYLEEGTIKESFQSIAQRFSMDWDIYFSNQIVRAAIFVSKHLHCLYDLLYRHRSGRLPCEIPVVISNHPDAHEILKVFGIEFVELSISPENKVDREKRQLTILKKKKIDLIILARYHQILTADFVGHYPNRMINIHHSFLPAFPGKNPYAKAYQGGVKIIGATSHYVTEGLDEGPIIEQDTVRVSHRDTLEDLKRKGEDLERVVLNRAVCWHLERKILCYNNKTVVFD; encoded by the coding sequence ATGGCAAATGCGATTATTTTAATTTCATGTCCGGACCAACGGGGAATCACTGCGACGGTTACCGATTTTATTTTTAAGCACCACGGAAATATCCTTCATGCGGACCAGCACATTGATGATCAAACAGGCACCTTTTTCATGAGAATTGAATGGGACCTGGAAGGTTTTTATTTAGAGGAGGGAACGATTAAGGAATCTTTTCAGAGTATAGCCCAGCGGTTTTCGATGGATTGGGATATTTATTTCTCCAATCAAATAGTTCGAGCAGCCATTTTTGTCTCCAAGCATTTACATTGTTTGTATGATCTTTTATATAGACATCGATCCGGGCGGTTACCCTGTGAAATTCCTGTGGTGATCAGTAATCATCCCGACGCACATGAGATCTTAAAGGTTTTTGGTATTGAATTTGTGGAATTGTCCATTTCCCCTGAAAACAAAGTGGATCGGGAAAAAAGACAGCTTACCATCCTTAAAAAGAAAAAGATTGATCTCATCATCCTTGCCCGTTACCATCAAATCCTCACGGCCGATTTTGTTGGCCATTATCCCAATAGAATGATTAACATTCATCATTCATTTTTGCCTGCCTTTCCCGGGAAAAACCCATATGCGAAAGCTTATCAAGGGGGTGTTAAAATTATCGGAGCCACCAGCCACTATGTTACCGAAGGACTGGATGAAGGGCCCATCATTGAGCAGGATACCGTTCGAGTAAGCCACCGGGATACATTAGAAGATCTTAAACGGAAAGGAGAAGATTTAGAAAGGGTGGTTTTAAATAGGGCAGTATGCTGGCATCTGGAGAGAAAAATATTGTGTTACAACAATAAAACCGTTGTTTTCGATTAA
- a CDS encoding TonB-dependent receptor: MSIDNEEKDRLLAELEHTALYNDLALLGSEDLVFSASKRVEATRAVPNAMTVISSGQVRALTGRYIPQILRLFPGLDVVQVTRTEFAVSLRGFANKSNFGTRDILVLVDGRTVYDEFSGNVVWESLDIFPEDVGKIEVIRGAGSAIHGPNASRGVINIITRPPEAHSAFESNTSFLKDGFRQRVGASLPMGSYHLKITGGTDQADVYNRFDGFSLPDDEGSDTWRVNTVLTKRLSRGAQLRLSGGSNTGNILLHRDPQTLAHTDQSTDHLQLEYEHPSLSVRSFWNFREVKFFDSLTGSQGATRNQHLYDLEFVHRILRFGRNELSWGGEARYIMVKADSVSSDVEQFNGALFFDEQYYLTQRFLIRLAGRMDFHEEVGLRFSPRGGLVYKINSEHTVKASVNMGYRNPTLANNFFDFSVGSFITLKGNPDLNPERAIWYETGYLGTFLPDLTVGLDLFYVIMDDLIISTFTPPSTVTFVNESNNIRGGGGELWAQYELSPFLRLIANYGYAAYQEDSNNVRGAAPHKINLGLLFDEWKRFTGAFTFHYVHRTTWPFETGDFPGTVTEADPYYTLNALIGYRVMKNVEARLEAYNITDNEHRELPEIGEEIPVEIVFILNFWL, from the coding sequence ATGTCGATCGACAATGAAGAGAAAGATAGGTTGTTAGCAGAGCTTGAACATACTGCTTTATATAATGACCTTGCTTTATTGGGTTCGGAAGATCTTGTCTTCTCTGCCTCTAAACGGGTGGAGGCCACACGAGCTGTTCCGAATGCAATGACGGTCATTTCCTCTGGACAGGTGCGTGCCCTCACAGGGAGGTATATTCCTCAGATCCTAAGGCTTTTTCCCGGATTAGATGTTGTTCAAGTGACCCGGACTGAATTTGCAGTCAGTTTGAGAGGTTTTGCAAATAAAAGTAATTTTGGCACGAGAGACATATTAGTCCTCGTAGATGGTCGGACGGTATATGACGAATTTTCCGGAAATGTAGTTTGGGAATCACTCGACATCTTTCCAGAAGATGTGGGAAAAATTGAGGTCATTCGTGGGGCCGGTTCCGCCATACATGGCCCCAATGCTTCCCGTGGGGTTATCAATATTATTACAAGACCCCCCGAAGCCCATTCTGCCTTTGAGTCCAACACCTCTTTTCTTAAAGATGGTTTTAGGCAGCGGGTGGGTGCAAGCCTTCCCATGGGGTCCTATCATTTGAAAATAACGGGAGGAACCGATCAAGCGGATGTCTACAATAGATTCGATGGTTTTTCTCTTCCCGATGACGAGGGTTCCGATACCTGGCGAGTGAATACCGTATTAACGAAGCGATTATCCCGCGGGGCCCAATTGCGATTGAGTGGTGGATCAAACACCGGTAACATTCTTTTGCATCGGGATCCCCAGACCCTAGCGCACACGGATCAATCAACAGATCATTTGCAATTGGAATATGAACACCCGAGTTTATCGGTGCGATCCTTTTGGAATTTCAGGGAGGTGAAATTTTTTGATTCCCTAACAGGCAGTCAAGGAGCCACGAGGAATCAACATCTGTATGATCTTGAATTTGTTCACCGGATTTTGAGATTCGGGCGGAATGAACTTTCCTGGGGAGGAGAAGCCCGCTACATTATGGTAAAAGCCGATAGTGTCAGTTCAGATGTGGAACAATTCAATGGCGCTTTATTTTTTGACGAACAGTACTACCTAACCCAACGTTTTTTAATCCGACTCGCGGGAAGAATGGATTTTCATGAAGAAGTGGGGCTGAGATTTTCTCCCAGGGGGGGGTTGGTATACAAAATAAATTCTGAACACACCGTGAAAGCCTCCGTGAACATGGGGTATCGAAATCCGACCCTCGCCAATAACTTCTTTGATTTTTCAGTGGGGAGCTTCATTACGCTTAAGGGGAACCCTGATTTGAACCCGGAACGAGCTATTTGGTATGAAACCGGGTATCTGGGAACCTTCTTACCCGACCTCACCGTGGGGTTGGATCTATTTTATGTCATCATGGACGATCTCATCATTTCAACGTTTACCCCTCCTTCAACCGTGACTTTTGTAAATGAGAGTAACAATATTAGAGGGGGAGGAGGTGAATTGTGGGCGCAGTATGAACTTTCGCCTTTTCTTAGGCTCATTGCCAATTACGGATATGCTGCTTATCAAGAAGATTCAAATAATGTGAGGGGAGCCGCTCCTCATAAAATCAATTTGGGCCTTCTTTTTGATGAATGGAAACGGTTTACAGGAGCGTTTACTTTTCATTACGTTCACCGGACCACCTGGCCTTTTGAAACAGGTGACTTCCCCGGAACGGTGACGGAAGCAGATCCTTATTATACACTCAATGCCTTGATCGGTTATCGAGTGATGAAAAACGTTGAAGCGCGTTTGGAAGCCTATAACATTACCGACAATGAACATCGGGAATTACCTGAGATCGGGGAGGAGATTCCTGTTGAAATCGTTTTTATATTAAACTTTTGGTTGTAG
- a CDS encoding ABC transporter substrate binding protein — protein sequence MNSHFYDSLDHKQKGNGLLYGNSSKKLSFVLFFSFFSLFVFPLNVSPVTRPIVILKSSDIDAYQKATRGVMDALKNHPALVYNLNGDLNRIPHVMEKIDVVPPKAIIAIGSLSVLALKTVAIDAPVVFCMVVNPTEALQNPKSYAISMHLPVDEAYHRIKQVFPDGRIGIPYNPDRTGDLIQNALSYFKDTSIELLPFVVRSPSDLGPNVTRLRSKMDALWLFPDSSFLDGVTVKFLLKYSFSENLPLIAYSEGFSKSGALLSLVGNYEEMGRKAAHVALRVVAGDYLPKVQHSTKLQTYINLQVAKRMDILVKNSLIALADQVYP from the coding sequence ATGAATTCTCATTTTTACGATTCTTTAGACCACAAACAAAAGGGCAACGGTCTCCTTTATGGAAATTCGTCAAAAAAGCTTTCCTTTGTTTTATTCTTTTCTTTTTTTTCTCTCTTTGTTTTTCCTCTGAATGTTTCCCCGGTTACCCGGCCGATAGTGATTCTGAAGAGTTCGGATATTGACGCCTATCAAAAAGCAACACGCGGGGTTATGGATGCTTTAAAGAACCATCCGGCGTTGGTTTATAACTTAAATGGAGATTTAAATCGGATTCCCCATGTCATGGAAAAAATTGATGTTGTTCCTCCCAAGGCTATCATTGCCATAGGAAGCCTATCGGTTCTTGCCCTAAAAACCGTGGCAATAGATGCCCCTGTCGTTTTTTGCATGGTGGTCAATCCCACAGAGGCTCTTCAAAACCCAAAGTCTTATGCCATTTCAATGCATCTTCCCGTCGATGAGGCTTACCATAGAATAAAACAGGTTTTTCCGGATGGGAGAATCGGCATTCCCTATAACCCCGATCGGACAGGCGATTTAATCCAAAACGCTCTTTCTTATTTTAAAGACACTTCCATTGAACTTCTCCCGTTCGTTGTTCGTTCCCCTTCGGATCTCGGCCCCAATGTAACGCGCCTCCGTTCAAAAATGGATGCGCTATGGCTTTTCCCTGATTCGAGTTTCCTGGATGGGGTAACCGTCAAGTTTCTGTTGAAATATTCTTTTTCTGAAAACCTTCCCTTGATCGCTTATTCGGAAGGGTTTTCAAAAAGCGGAGCGCTGCTTTCCCTTGTGGGGAACTATGAGGAGATGGGTCGGAAAGCCGCTCACGTTGCATTAAGGGTGGTTGCGGGTGACTACCTGCCAAAGGTTCAGCACTCCACAAAACTGCAAACCTATATAAACCTTCAGGTGGCCAAAAGAATGGATATTCTGGTTAAGAATTCCCTGATTGCGTTGGCCGATCAGGTATACCCATAG
- a CDS encoding ATP-binding protein, producing the protein MFSKLGIRQRLLIFGGVWLTVCTILLTFYLVSQAKLALFENTIQRGQMEAERLSEEAGLHLHAGNRQAVEKLLEETTRRGEILHATIEFDQTVFGKDTPIQEPLISPKGMLMGQARYVRINGIRALSSEAKIGSPVQTNVLSDDLLQSKKGIGPHKKNKVRIFLSVEPIFERMEVLVSNVAIFFGIILAFGLVLGWAVSSPMMSPLRRLAEQAKDCSGSEGDPPEFNRVRQNDEIGLIWDSLSKMKSSLDCKTAEIAQLKLGLEDRVLKRTAVLEEINDRLSEILRLKNDLILQLSHEVKTPLTALSGLVSNLRDGLVGPLSIRQKDYLERMDVLSKHLNKLLSALLHFAISETAKLPLDCCAFSIEDLTKKVLFAIEPIQREKGVSCVIGDDLKSAFVFADQERVEQILLNLIHNAIKASPKGSRININAKERKGDLVVSIEDAGIGMSPNKWENVFKEPSCTNGKNGNGVGLYICSYLVELHGGNIWFRTEEGKGSTFYFTLPKGLSLVGAENKG; encoded by the coding sequence ATGTTCTCAAAGTTAGGTATTCGTCAACGGTTATTGATTTTTGGCGGCGTTTGGTTGACTGTTTGTACCATTTTATTGACCTTTTATCTTGTTTCCCAGGCGAAGCTGGCCCTTTTTGAAAACACCATTCAAAGAGGGCAAATGGAAGCAGAGAGGTTATCCGAAGAAGCGGGTCTTCACCTTCACGCAGGCAATCGTCAGGCAGTTGAGAAATTACTCGAAGAAACAACCCGGCGGGGAGAAATTCTTCATGCAACCATCGAGTTCGATCAAACTGTTTTTGGGAAGGATACTCCCATCCAGGAACCTCTTATTTCTCCAAAGGGAATGTTAATGGGGCAGGCTCGTTATGTTAGGATCAATGGAATTAGGGCTCTTTCTTCGGAGGCAAAAATCGGGTCCCCTGTTCAGACCAATGTTTTGTCCGATGACCTTCTCCAATCGAAAAAGGGAATTGGTCCTCACAAAAAAAATAAGGTAAGGATATTTTTATCGGTGGAACCCATATTTGAACGAATGGAGGTTTTAGTCAGCAACGTAGCGATTTTCTTCGGAATTATTTTGGCCTTTGGTTTGGTTTTAGGTTGGGCTGTTTCATCTCCCATGATGTCCCCCTTACGCCGTCTGGCCGAGCAGGCAAAGGATTGTTCAGGATCGGAGGGCGACCCTCCCGAATTTAACCGTGTTCGACAGAACGATGAAATCGGATTGATATGGGATTCTCTCAGCAAAATGAAGAGTTCCTTGGATTGTAAAACTGCAGAGATTGCTCAATTAAAGTTAGGATTGGAAGATAGAGTCCTAAAACGAACAGCCGTTCTTGAAGAGATTAACGATCGGTTAAGCGAAATTTTACGATTAAAAAACGATCTGATCCTTCAGCTCTCCCATGAGGTCAAAACCCCTCTGACGGCCTTATCGGGATTGGTATCCAATCTTCGAGATGGGCTTGTTGGACCCCTTTCCATTCGGCAAAAGGACTATCTGGAACGCATGGATGTTCTCTCCAAGCACCTTAATAAATTATTGTCTGCCTTGCTTCATTTTGCGATTTCAGAGACGGCTAAATTGCCCCTTGACTGTTGTGCATTTTCCATCGAGGATTTAACCAAAAAAGTTTTGTTTGCCATTGAGCCGATTCAAAGGGAAAAAGGGGTTAGCTGTGTCATAGGGGATGATTTAAAGTCCGCATTTGTTTTTGCGGATCAGGAGCGGGTAGAGCAAATTCTTCTCAACCTTATCCACAACGCGATTAAGGCGAGCCCGAAGGGCTCCCGGATCAACATCAACGCCAAGGAAAGAAAAGGCGATCTAGTGGTGAGCATAGAGGATGCGGGAATCGGAATGTCCCCCAATAAATGGGAAAATGTTTTTAAGGAACCTTCCTGTACGAACGGGAAAAACGGAAATGGGGTTGGCCTTTATATCTGTAGTTATTTGGTTGAGTTGCATGGGGGAAATATTTGGTTTCGAACGGAAGAGGGAAAGGGTTCTACTTTTTATTTCACCCTTCCCAAGGGGTTGTCTTTGGTAGGAGCAGAGAATAAGGGATAA
- a CDS encoding sigma-54 dependent transcriptional regulator, which produces MSGRILIVDDDPDIRLTLRDRLVGQGYRVFEANSCAEMRELFNHHEFDLVLLDLQLPDGDGLKMLDEMTHLRESTEIIMISAFGTIPKAVEAMRKGITDFVAKPFDFLDIETRIKKSLDFRRLKREAEGFQTERLRRPKLVPGKSKAMKECLDVCQRIAPTDTTVLLLGETGTGKEVLAHHIHGNSSRANKPFVVISCTNFSENLVEDELFGHEQGAFTGANKFRQGKVELADEGTLFFDEIGELPRELQCKLLRFLEHKTYTRVGGNKERETDVRLIAASNRDLATEVRKGNFREDLFYRLNVYPILLPPLRDRIEDIPDLANHFLKEVSTKQCRNASNIDEKALGVLKSYHWPGNIRELRNVIERATVLANNGTIQPQHLFPLETSGKSNVSKSCGSLKEKVEQFEKSLIFSALEETNWNKAEAARRLEINRTHFFRLLDRYNIQSKNSKQTFH; this is translated from the coding sequence ATGTCGGGGCGAATTCTAATTGTGGATGATGATCCGGATATACGGCTGACCCTTCGAGACCGGTTGGTTGGGCAGGGGTATCGTGTTTTTGAGGCCAACTCTTGTGCCGAAATGCGGGAGTTGTTTAACCATCACGAGTTTGATTTGGTTTTGTTAGATCTTCAATTGCCGGATGGTGACGGATTAAAAATGTTGGATGAAATGACCCATTTACGAGAATCAACGGAAATCATCATGATTTCAGCTTTCGGAACGATTCCAAAAGCGGTGGAAGCCATGCGGAAAGGAATAACGGATTTTGTTGCAAAGCCCTTTGACTTTTTGGACATTGAAACAAGAATTAAAAAATCGTTAGACTTCAGGCGTTTAAAGCGCGAGGCGGAAGGGTTTCAAACCGAGCGTTTGAGACGTCCGAAATTGGTTCCAGGAAAAAGTAAGGCAATGAAAGAGTGTCTGGATGTGTGTCAACGGATTGCCCCTACAGACACCACCGTTCTACTTCTGGGAGAAACGGGAACCGGGAAAGAGGTCCTTGCCCACCATATTCATGGAAACAGTTCAAGGGCCAACAAACCTTTTGTGGTTATTAGTTGCACCAATTTTTCGGAAAATCTGGTTGAAGATGAACTCTTTGGCCATGAGCAAGGGGCTTTCACCGGAGCCAATAAATTCAGACAAGGGAAGGTTGAGTTAGCCGATGAAGGAACCCTCTTTTTTGATGAAATTGGTGAGTTGCCCAGAGAGCTTCAGTGTAAACTCTTGCGTTTTTTGGAACACAAGACCTATACAAGGGTAGGGGGTAATAAAGAACGTGAGACAGATGTTCGACTTATTGCCGCTTCCAATCGGGATTTGGCCACAGAAGTTCGGAAGGGGAATTTTAGGGAAGATCTTTTTTACCGGTTGAATGTTTATCCCATCCTCCTTCCTCCCCTCAGAGATCGAATAGAGGATATCCCTGATTTAGCCAATCATTTTCTCAAAGAGGTATCCACCAAACAATGTCGTAACGCTTCAAATATAGACGAGAAAGCGTTGGGAGTTTTAAAAAGCTATCATTGGCCGGGCAATATAAGGGAATTGAGGAATGTTATAGAGAGGGCAACCGTTCTTGCAAACAACGGTACGATCCAACCCCAGCATTTGTTTCCTCTGGAAACATCCGGGAAATCCAATGTTTCAAAAAGTTGTGGGAGTTTAAAGGAAAAGGTAGAACAGTTTGAAAAATCACTTATATTCTCAGCCCTCGAAGAAACCAATTGGAATAAAGCAGAAGCGGCGAGGCGGTTAGAAATTAATCGTACGCATTTTTTCCGGTTATTAGACCGGTACAATATCCAATCTAAAAATTCAAAACAAACCTTCCATTAA
- a CDS encoding carboxypeptidase-like regulatory domain-containing protein → MKKDRKPKFRIDLLNEFQRPGDGSKRVLHGYALNLKGTRIANAKVEALQLGMNKVQVYTDSSGYFVFFDLPRGAYEVTGSAEGYSPQTQKAKILENENAALIFELPGKGLH, encoded by the coding sequence ATGAAAAAGGATCGTAAACCAAAATTCAGAATCGACTTGCTGAATGAATTTCAACGGCCTGGGGATGGGAGTAAAAGGGTACTTCACGGATATGCTTTGAATTTAAAAGGGACCCGGATTGCAAACGCAAAGGTGGAGGCGCTTCAACTGGGAATGAATAAAGTGCAGGTTTATACCGACAGCAGCGGTTACTTTGTTTTTTTCGATTTACCGAGGGGCGCTTATGAGGTGACTGGGTCAGCGGAAGGTTATTCTCCCCAAACCCAAAAGGCCAAAATTCTGGAAAATGAAAATGCGGCGCTTATTTTTGAACTTCCCGGAAAGGGATTACACTGA
- a CDS encoding AraC family transcriptional regulator — translation MSGIIFDIDETEMTSLKVQRVLIYINSHFYKPLNLGFCASLVDLHPDYFSRKFKREVGVPFREYILKNRIRRAASLLLRSYKPIKEIGVEMGFSSQALFSRNFKRMVGCSPRKFRTIQQKNRSFFGNGKLAGCRNTPNPSFPNGFIGPACRQAGIQAL, via the coding sequence ATGAGTGGAATTATTTTTGATATTGATGAAACCGAAATGACAAGTCTAAAAGTCCAGCGGGTTCTCATTTATATTAATTCACATTTTTACAAACCATTAAACCTGGGATTTTGCGCTTCTCTTGTTGATCTTCACCCTGATTACTTCAGCAGAAAGTTTAAAAGGGAGGTTGGAGTTCCATTTCGGGAGTATATCCTAAAAAATCGGATCAGAAGAGCCGCTTCCCTTTTATTGAGGTCTTACAAACCGATCAAGGAAATTGGTGTTGAAATGGGGTTTAGCAGTCAAGCATTGTTTTCGAGGAATTTTAAACGGATGGTAGGTTGTTCTCCAAGAAAATTTAGAACCATACAACAAAAAAATAGAAGTTTTTTTGGAAATGGAAAATTAGCAGGATGTAGAAATACTCCGAATCCGTCATTCCCGAATGGTTTTATCGGGCCCGCCTGCCGGCAGGCAGGAATCCAGGCTCTTTAA
- a CDS encoding AraC family transcriptional regulator, whose protein sequence is MSRKKTDIKGTGSDKTRKITPKVQQILVYIESHFYLPLTLGYCASLVDLHPHYFSRKFKSDVGIPLREYILKTRLKRASILLMESHNQVKEIGAGVGFKSQENFSRNFKRMFGCSPREYRKNQLEKGKCLSSI, encoded by the coding sequence ATGAGCAGAAAAAAAACAGATATTAAAGGGACCGGTTCAGATAAAACAAGAAAAATAACACCCAAAGTTCAGCAAATTCTTGTCTATATAGAATCCCACTTTTATCTTCCATTAACCTTAGGATATTGTGCTTCTCTGGTCGATCTCCATCCCCATTATTTTAGCCGGAAATTTAAAAGCGATGTAGGAATACCCCTTCGGGAGTATATTTTAAAAACTCGATTAAAAAGGGCGTCCATACTTTTAATGGAATCTCACAATCAGGTAAAAGAAATCGGGGCGGGGGTAGGGTTTAAAAGTCAGGAGAATTTCTCCAGGAATTTTAAGCGAATGTTTGGGTGCTCCCCGAGAGAATATCGAAAAAACCAGCTTGAGAAGGGAAAATGCCTCTCATCCATATGA